Proteins encoded by one window of Phytohabitans houttuyneae:
- the mca gene encoding mycothiol conjugate amidase Mca: protein MAEQLRLMAVHAHPDDESSKGAATMAKYASEGVQVLVVTCTGGERGSVLNPKMDRPDVWENIAEIRRGEMATARAILGVDQAWLGFVDSGLPEGDPLPPLPDGCFGLEDPQSAAGPLVRLMREFRPHVVLTYDEEGGYPHPDHIMCHKISVVAFEAAGDPEQFPEMGEAWQPSKLYYHHTFTRAKFQALHEGMVAAGLDSPYQEMLDNWSDDGTDKGHRITTRVECADFFPVRDDALRAHATQVDPDGPWFRAPLAVQQRIWPTEDYELVTSHVETSVPETDLFAGVRAAG from the coding sequence GTGGCAGAGCAGCTGCGCCTGATGGCGGTGCACGCCCATCCCGACGACGAGTCCAGCAAGGGCGCCGCCACGATGGCGAAGTATGCGTCAGAGGGCGTGCAGGTCCTGGTCGTGACCTGTACCGGCGGCGAGCGCGGCAGCGTGCTCAACCCGAAGATGGACCGCCCCGACGTCTGGGAAAACATCGCGGAGATCCGGCGGGGCGAGATGGCCACTGCCCGGGCGATTCTCGGCGTCGACCAGGCGTGGCTCGGCTTCGTCGACTCCGGCCTGCCCGAGGGTGACCCGCTGCCGCCGCTGCCCGACGGATGCTTCGGGCTGGAAGACCCGCAGTCCGCGGCCGGCCCGCTCGTGCGGCTCATGCGCGAGTTCCGCCCGCACGTCGTCTTGACGTACGACGAGGAGGGCGGCTACCCGCACCCCGACCACATCATGTGCCACAAGATCAGCGTGGTGGCGTTCGAGGCGGCCGGCGACCCCGAGCAGTTTCCCGAGATGGGCGAGGCGTGGCAGCCGAGCAAGCTCTACTACCACCACACGTTCACCCGGGCGAAGTTCCAGGCGCTGCACGAGGGGATGGTCGCGGCCGGGCTCGACTCGCCGTACCAGGAGATGCTCGACAACTGGTCGGACGACGGCACCGACAAGGGCCACCGGATCACGACGCGGGTCGAGTGCGCCGACTTCTTCCCGGTGCGTGACGACGCGCTGCGGGCACACGCCACGCAGGTCGACCCCGACGGGCCGTGGTTCCGGGCGCCGCTCGCGGTCCAGCAGCGGATCTGGCCGACCGAGGATTACGAGCTCGTTACGTCGCATGTGGAGACCTCGGTGCCGGAGACCGATCTCTTCGCGGGGGTGCGCGCCGCCGGATGA
- a CDS encoding putative bifunctional diguanylate cyclase/phosphodiesterase translates to MPVDVPDGGDLSPLARAGIAVGVMGLGQLARLRFRVGAGAVNVTWGEAAFIVGLYLAPAQWLPAATLVGTFLAWLLLTFLSDRRSPLEILHVAGSLTVAVAAGALATRAVADPLDARLTPVLAGALALGSLAYLLVTGWLAALTLSVRQARPAGGLFLRALRAKLLMFVGNVLIGLTVISMVERDLRWLLLLPPALWLLQQTYGHRLRADEERRLWSAFAAATRELSRLDERSVATAGVRGALSIFGAEAVEVDVLRADGTRRRYMGDASGTLAEADVREPLPEILPDEPGLVRLTVAGATVGLLRVRFSRALEPGQREYTALSAYADALATALHDAATHQALAVLTDRSAYEAVHDPLTNLANRAAFLLKGDAALRQVVREVPVALLLLDLDRFKEVNDTLGHAAGDELLQGIAARLGGLSEPGELLARFDGDEFALLVTDLELPEGDRSSPMPQALRRARALVEHLAAPIEVAGVVMSVEASVGVVVAPAGSADVAELVRRAENAMYQAKEGGGSVAWYDSAKDEASTDRLALLAEVREALTVDDQLVLALQPAVDLGTGAPTGVEALIRWRHPRRGSLSPVDFVRAIEGSDLLAPFTRYVVDKALAVAAEWASEGLDVPISVNLSARSLLDPHLPADIAELLRRHRVPARRLVLEITETVVLSELEVIDEVLSALRDLGVQLSVDDFGTGYSSFTFLTRIPVNEVKIDRSFVRTMADAPTSAAIVNATVDLGHRLGLRVVAEGVETADQRAALAALGCSAAQGYHFFKPMPADKIVAVLRSLLDSAQAQVFPLRADGAS, encoded by the coding sequence ATGCCCGTCGATGTGCCCGACGGTGGCGACCTGTCGCCGCTGGCCCGCGCCGGAATCGCTGTGGGCGTCATGGGCCTCGGCCAGCTCGCCCGGCTCCGGTTCCGGGTCGGCGCCGGCGCGGTCAACGTCACGTGGGGCGAGGCGGCGTTCATCGTCGGGCTCTACCTGGCACCCGCGCAGTGGCTCCCGGCCGCCACCCTGGTGGGCACGTTCCTGGCCTGGCTGCTGCTCACGTTCCTCTCCGACCGGCGTTCGCCGCTGGAGATCCTGCACGTCGCCGGCTCGTTGACCGTCGCCGTGGCGGCCGGTGCGCTGGCCACGCGGGCCGTTGCCGACCCGCTCGACGCGCGGCTCACGCCGGTCCTCGCCGGCGCGCTGGCGCTCGGCTCATTGGCGTACCTCCTGGTCACCGGATGGCTCGCGGCGCTGACGCTGTCCGTGCGGCAGGCCCGGCCGGCCGGCGGGCTGTTCCTGCGCGCGCTCCGCGCGAAGCTGCTGATGTTCGTTGGCAACGTGCTGATCGGCCTCACCGTGATCAGCATGGTCGAGCGCGACCTGCGGTGGCTGCTGCTGCTCCCGCCCGCGCTGTGGCTGCTCCAGCAGACGTATGGGCACCGCTTGCGCGCCGACGAGGAGCGCCGGCTGTGGTCCGCCTTCGCTGCCGCGACGCGCGAGCTGAGCCGCCTCGACGAGCGGTCCGTGGCCACGGCCGGGGTGAGGGGCGCTCTCTCGATCTTCGGTGCCGAGGCGGTCGAGGTCGACGTGCTCCGGGCCGACGGCACCCGCCGGCGGTACATGGGCGACGCGTCGGGCACGCTCGCCGAGGCGGACGTGCGGGAGCCGCTCCCGGAGATCCTTCCGGACGAGCCCGGCCTCGTGCGGCTGACCGTCGCCGGCGCGACGGTGGGGCTGCTGCGCGTGCGGTTCTCCCGCGCGCTGGAGCCGGGGCAGCGGGAGTACACGGCCCTGTCGGCGTACGCGGACGCGCTCGCGACAGCGCTGCACGACGCCGCCACCCACCAGGCGCTGGCGGTGCTCACCGACCGCTCGGCGTACGAGGCAGTGCACGACCCGCTGACCAACCTGGCCAACCGCGCCGCGTTCCTGCTCAAGGGCGACGCCGCGCTGCGCCAGGTCGTGCGCGAAGTGCCGGTGGCGTTGCTGCTGCTCGACCTCGACCGCTTCAAGGAGGTCAACGACACGCTCGGGCACGCCGCCGGCGACGAGCTGCTGCAGGGCATCGCCGCACGGCTGGGCGGGCTTTCCGAGCCGGGGGAGCTGCTCGCGCGGTTCGACGGTGACGAGTTCGCGCTGCTGGTGACCGACCTGGAGCTGCCCGAGGGCGACCGCTCCTCGCCGATGCCGCAGGCGCTGCGCCGGGCCCGCGCGCTGGTCGAGCACCTCGCCGCGCCGATCGAGGTGGCCGGCGTGGTCATGTCCGTCGAGGCGTCGGTCGGCGTGGTCGTCGCGCCGGCGGGCTCCGCCGACGTGGCCGAGCTGGTGCGCCGCGCGGAAAACGCGATGTACCAGGCCAAGGAGGGCGGCGGGAGCGTCGCCTGGTACGACAGCGCCAAGGACGAGGCGAGCACCGACCGGCTCGCCCTGCTCGCGGAGGTGCGCGAGGCGCTCACGGTCGACGACCAGCTGGTGCTCGCCCTCCAGCCCGCGGTCGACCTCGGCACCGGCGCACCGACCGGTGTGGAAGCGCTGATCCGCTGGCGCCACCCCCGCCGCGGCTCGCTCAGCCCGGTCGACTTCGTGCGCGCGATCGAGGGCAGCGATCTGCTGGCGCCCTTCACGCGGTACGTGGTGGACAAGGCGCTGGCAGTGGCCGCCGAGTGGGCCAGCGAGGGCCTTGACGTGCCGATCTCGGTCAATCTTTCGGCCCGCAGTTTGCTTGATCCCCACTTGCCGGCCGACATCGCCGAGCTGCTCCGCCGCCACCGCGTGCCCGCCCGCCGCCTGGTCCTGGAGATTACCGAGACCGTCGTGCTCAGCGAGCTCGAGGTCATCGACGAGGTGCTCAGCGCCCTCCGCGACCTGGGCGTGCAACTCTCGGTGGACGACTTCGGCACGGGCTACTCGTCCTTCACGTTCCTGACCCGCATCCCGGTCAACGAAGTCAAGATCGACCGCTCCTTCGTCCGCACGATGGCCGACGCGCCCACCTCGGCCGCCATCGTCAACGCGACCGTCGACCTGGGCCACCGCCTGGGACTCCGCGTGGTCGCCGAGGGCGTGGAAACCGCCGACCAGCGCGCCGCACTGGCCGCGCTCGGCTGCAGCGCCGCCCAGGGCTACCACTTCTTCAAACCCATGCCCGCCGACAAGATCGTCGCGGTGCTGAGGTCTCTGCTGGACTCCGCGCAGGCCCAGGTCTTCCCGCTCCGCGCCGACGGCGCTTCCTGA